A window of the Fusarium poae strain DAOMC 252244 chromosome 3, whole genome shotgun sequence genome harbors these coding sequences:
- a CDS encoding hypothetical protein (BUSCO:42813at5125): MEEDGSQILAQAALDPISRPESTSTTASTSLPQHVLPGISALAAANAATDVTAQLRASAAPSPATMYPTASHAATSGGSGSTMPTCHNCSTSTTPLWRRDEYGAVLCNACGLFLKLHGRARPISLKTDVIKSRNRVKTMRPDLANKKKQQQQQAAQGFATTDANGFDTTGQAAAAAAHAARRASQNKANGHDGDSPISRTGTPSMYGHNISSFMVEDPYQSGFVATGEGRATSPMNGDRKMDAPQSQEQLIAQNSSLKTRVSELEVIIELFRGRLAQLEQQEATARNSQQVASVEQNQLRAELDATRDSEAQLRAQLEDSHRRENSLKRRLDELELEIQAIHPIGSDPDERPAKRPRTVDEPYKTQSETDIEAAAEALIASEASRPDETAETARYVVAETPEVSQHSEEIKENYPALKTEDVPIDPDMPMMDDTPQSEEKTKAPGDAGVLDAPAAPDAYSEAVEGTEATTSETVAA, from the exons ATGGAGGAGGACGGGTCGCAAATTCTTGCTCAGGCAGCACTCGACCCAATTTCGAGACCAGAGTCTACTTCGACAACTGCATCGACATCTTTACCACAACACGTATTGCCAGGCATCTCAGCACTCGCCGCCGCCAACGCGGCTACAGACGTTACAGCTCAGTTGAG AGCTTCGGCCGCTCCATCGCCCGCTACTATGTATCCTACTGCATCTCATGCCGCGACAAGTGGGGGATCTGGAAGTACCATG CCTACCTGCCACAATTGCAGTACCTCTACCACCCCGTTATGGCGTCGTGACGAGTATGGTGCTGTTCTCTGCAATGCCTGTGGCTTGTTCCTCAAGTTACATGGTCGAGCACGTCCAATTTCCCTCAAGACCGATGTTATCAAGAGTCGCAACAGGGTCAAAACCATGCGCCCCGATTTAgcaaataaaaaaaag cagcagcagcaacaagcaGCACAGGGATTCGCCACGACCGATGCGAACGGGTTCGATACTACTGGACAAGCTGCCGCCGCTGCAGCTCATGCCGCACGACGAGCATCCCAAAACAAAGCGAACGGTCACGATGGAGACTCTCCCATCTCCCGCACTGGCACACCCTCGATGTATGGACATAACATATCCTCTTTTATGGTCGAAGACCCATACCAGAGTGGCTTTGTCGCAACTGGAGAAGGCCGCGCGACATCGCCTATGAACGGAGATCGCAAGATGGATGCACCCCAATCGCAGGAGCAGCTCATCGCGCAAAATTCAAGCCTCAAGACACGAGTGAGCGAACTCGAAGTAATCATAGAGCTTTTCCGAGGTCGTCTCGCCCAGTTGGAGCAACAAGAAGCCACTGCTAGAAACAGTCAACAGGTTGCGAGTGTCGAACAAAACCAATTGCGCGCCGAGCTTGACGCAACACGAGATAGTGAGGCTCAGCTACGCGCACAACTTGAAGATAGCCATCGACGTGAGAACAGCTTGAAGCGACGTTTAGACGAACTCGAGCTTGAGATCCAAGCGATTCACCCAATCGGCTCAGATCCCGATGAGCGACCTGCTAAAAGACCTCGTACTGTCGACGAACCCTACAAGACTCAATCAGAAACCGACATTGAGGCTGCTGCCGAGGCACTCATCGCTTCTGAAGCATCTAGACCCGACGAGACCGCTGAAACCGCCCGTTATGTGGTTGCTGAAACACCCGAAGTATCACAGCACTCGGAAGAGATAAAGGAAAACTACCCTGCCCTAAAGACAGAAGATGTTCCTatcgatcctgatatgcctATGATGGATGATACCCCTCAATCTGAAGAGAAAACAAAGGCGCCTGGAGATGCCGGTGTCCTTGATGCCCCTGCCGCCCCTGATGCTTATTCCGAGGCCGTTGAAGGTACAGAAGCCACTACGTCCGAAACCGTGGCTGCGTGA
- the SVF1 gene encoding putative cell survival pathways protein (BUSCO:29808at5125), whose product MFNWAKQQLANVAGTQEPIYGPSAIKSVAIEAEKTPYTELTRDGLKWKAMDSTSVETESFYICADNGYIALAQVIYSNVAGIRTTCQFNAKVFDKDPSKPHLWASTPLNNQDFNEDKTSFYADDCAVELSEDGTYYTIKSMNSQDAIVNLKITRSTPGFQAGTTGTTLYGTDHNNPWGSIRHAFWPRCVSEGTITTKEGPIDLKGKAFFVYALQGMKPHHAAGRWNFVNFQGPTYSAVMMEFTSTPSYGSTLVNVGGIVKDGEIITAGATNTATHVQVKKDSENEWPEPSEVKYTWSGATKDANPVEASIEGPLGERVDRVDVMAEVPGFVKTIVAAAAGTKPYIYQYHPKLSLKLKIGDEEIVEEGVMFTEATFIS is encoded by the exons atgttcaacTGGGCTAAGCAACA ACTGGCCAATGTCGCCGGCACTCAGGAGCCCATCTACGGCCCCTCTGCCATCAAGTCTGTTGCCATCGAGGCCGAAAAGACTCCCTACACCGAGCTCACTCGAGATGGCTTGAAGTGGAAGGCCATGGACTCGACCTCTGTTGAGACAGAGAGCTTCTACATCTGTGCCGACAACGGTTACATCGCTCTTGCCCAGGTCATCTATAGCAACGTTGC CGGCATTCGAACAACCTGCCAGTTCAACGCAAAGGTCTTCGACAAGGACCCTTCAAAGCCCCACCTCTGGGCCTCAACACCTCTCAACAACCAAGACTTTAACGAGGACAAGACGAGTTTCTACGCCGACGACTGTGCCGTTGAGCTATCCGAGGATGGCACTTACTACACCATCAAGAGCATGAACAGCCAGGACGCCATCGTTAACCTGAAGATCACCCGCTCTACCCCTGGTTTCCAGGCTGGCACCACAGGCACAACCCTGTACGGCACCGACCACAACAACCCATGGGGATCCATTCGCCATGCTTTCTGGCCTCGCTGTGTCTCCGAGGGTACCATCACCACAAAGGAGGGTCCTATTGACCTGAAGGGCAAGGCCTTTTTCGTCTACGCCCTCCAGGGCATGAAGCCTCACCACGCCGCTGGTCGATGGAACTTTGTCAACTTCCAGGGTCCTACCTACTCAGCTGTCATGATGGAGTTTACCAGCACCCCATCATACGGTTCAACCCTTGTCAACGTTGGCGGCATCGTCAAGGACGGCGAGATCATTACTGCTGGCGCCACCAACACGGCCACTCACGTTCAAGTTAAGAAGGATTCCGAGAATGAGTGGCCCGAACCGAGTGAGGTCAAGTACACCTGGTCCGGCGCGACCAAGGACGCAAACCCTGTCGAGGCCTCAATTGAAGGACCTCTCGGCGAGCGAGTTGATCGAGTTGACGTCATGGCCGAGGTCCCCGGTTTCGTCAAGACGATTGTTGCAGCAGCTGCAGGCACAAAGCCTTACATCTACCAG TACCACCCCAAGCTCTCCCTGAAGCTCAAGATCGGCGACGAGGAGATCGTCGAGGAGGGCGTCATGTTCACCGAGGCCACCTTTATCTCGTGA
- a CDS encoding hypothetical protein (TransMembrane:1 (i129-148o)~BUSCO:45590at5125), whose product MRVYLLPLSTRRTLLYAKRLEVTTAPQGRTYVDKGTAWAARTWAQWEKMESGWKRKVVDYGNYAFRRIPYEEWGLKSVPPLSSKRRGEDIQNRGKVELCFPSSVIPPSKAEGILQTLATERQALHKKRLVWCVVGMPITIPFALIPIIPNLPFFYLVYRAWSHYRAIAGGKHIQWLLEHKLLRPSPSEKLDQLYALHAPPAEEPDNKERTLLTQKEVQTFSETLNMPALEVELERAIWQVEQAVLDPDSKSPPKEKAAGTAADKPGSTEPVEEKYKDKKDQ is encoded by the exons ATGAGAGTGTACCTTCTACCGCTCTCTACGCGGCGAACGCTGCTCTATGCGAAACGACTCGAGGTCACGACTGCGCCACAGGGTCGGACCTACGTTGACAAGGGCACCGCCTGGGCTGCCAGGACGTGGGCGCAGTGGGAGAAGATGGAGTCGGGCTGGAAGCGCAAGGTCGTCGACTACGGAAACTACGCTTTTCGTCGCATCCCCTATGAAGAATGGGGTCTGAAGTCGGTCCCTCCTCTGTCTTCGAAACGCCGTGGTGAGGATATCCAGAACCGAGGAAAGGTCGAATTGTGCTTCCCGAGCTCCGTGATACCACCCAGCAAGGCTGAGGGTATTCTCCAAACCCTTGCGACGGAACGTCAGGCTCTTCACAAGAAGAGGCTTGTCTGGTGTGTTGTGGGCATGCCAATCACTATCCCGTTTGCCCTGATACCCAT CATCCCCAACCTTCCCTTCTTCTACCTCGTCTACAGAGCCTGGTCGCACTACCGAGCCATTGCAGGTGGGAAACATATCCAATGGCTTCTAGAGCATAAGCTATTACGGCCGTCTCCATCCGAGAAGCTCGACCAGCTTTATGCGCTACATGCCCCGCCCGCCGAAGAACCGGACAACAAGGAACGCACCCTCCTCACTCAAAAGGAAGTGCAGACCTTTTCCGAAACACTCAACATGCCTGCTCTGGAAGTCGAGCTCGAGAGAGCTATATGGCAGGTCGAGCAAGCCGTTCTAGACCCAGATAGTAAGAGCCCGCCTAAAGAGAAAGCAGCCGGTACAGCGGCTGATAAACCAGGTTCTACCGAGCCAGTGGAggaaaagtataaagataagaaGGATCAATGA
- a CDS encoding hypothetical protein (BUSCO:4260at5125) has product MLLLHQVGSLKTGEVVRYTITYIPSQDRILPSPEKLYLRVRNTSAIALRAAFVHGPYTLCAAAYPAGFNPNEKFEYPERYGVPEFEPMVKAGGSWECELVVPVTIRQSAGLGSHGGFGKGPSHDHESASWIVEVSSQILFSTSAAVGFEVVLARDKKSLSLTNASQMINGQTQVSQPGKISDHQQGVGAKDGHHPAQPRGVFSRAIQVKVEDTAALWNTPRLPGWDDKGNPEKLHGPDQHVESVSKTSDPEVEEDDTSNPQNPKKKKKVHVVILTHGLHSNLGADMLFMKESIDAAVKQAKIDAKARRARERAEREQSENGLAKSDTYNTKDQDKVEGEDDESDDDEEVIVRGYSGNSTKTERGIKYLGKRLARYVLSMTYPDQPFLPTGKGMAETVSHTFDKHDPQQKAAHAHSSIHLGKDGAHLRKADRPYQITSISFIAHSLGGLVQTYAIAYIQKHSPQFFDLIKPVNFVALATPFLGLSNENPLYVKFALDSGLVGRTGKDLGLTWRAPTIARSGWGAIVGNLGETAHKKVYGDSQPESKPLLRILPTGPAHTALKKFRNRTVYSNVVNDGIVPLRTSCLLFLDWQGLGRVEKARRDAGLVETVVGFGWAELTGSNQGNSRQRQLMSGERSVGQSGTSSPQNIHENMREVPQPPSTAMMDDDRASLRSVATPYGDEAPSDSADSTNSGPLAGFFNLFKSNEPPKPQNVSQKQKRIFSNSQTLKDATDGQGEDVSESVSTKQSKVTTGHEGEDEMTAPPRTTVFESASDLLNPKMPDVDYLVDPSKRPRTIFHDRVYHPADIPGPPLKKRPSTLVRRKTGQRQNSIGQASTSSTGSSPYPSINHEDSSLSAKDYDDTANTNPDKDIHEVIDTSSMRVEEKIARAYHKDLSWRKVLVKVEPDAHNNVLVRRMFANAYGWPVVKHLVDAHFSDSAAARLRNEDEDNRERARNMNEPPDAHGAELKKSRDDLAGMTRTDSESREALDKVSDLPKAGRSKRNSDASTDQRPKAERADSVSWSDRDWHDSDNDSDLDFGGEAPGPTSPSALGQQDKGKEAQGSSAGWNWTEKIVGKGVSRTKSPVHDGGEELKTNRSGL; this is encoded by the coding sequence ATGCTTCTTCTCCACCAGGTCGGCAGCCTAAAGACAGGCGAAGTCGTCCGCTACACCATCACATACATTCCATCACAGGACCGCATCCTACCGTCCCCCGAGAAGCTCTACCTCCGCGTGCGCAATACTTCGGCTATCGCTCTCCGCGCCGCTTTCGTACACGGACCGTATACTCTCTGCGCCGCTGCTTACCCCGCGGGCTTCAACCCTAATGAGAAATTCGAATATCCTGAGCGTTATGGTGTCCCAGAGTTTGAGCCCATGGTCAAGGCGGGTGGTTCTTGGGAGTGTGAACTCGTGGTACCCGTTACTATCCGACAGAGCGCTGGGCTAGGAAGTCATGGTGGTTTTGGAAAAGGGCCGTCTCATGACCATGAGAGCGCTAGCTGGATTGTCGAGGTTTCTTCGCAGATCCTCTTCTCTACATCGGCTGCCGTCGGCTTCGAGGTTGTTCTGGCTCGTGACAAAAAGTCTTTGAGCCTGACCAACGCAAGCCAAATGATTAATGGGCAGACTCAAGTTTCGCAGCCTGGAAAGATTAGTGACCATCAGCAGGGCGTGGGGGCCAAAGATGGGCACCATCCCGCGCAGCCTCGAGGTGTGTTTTCTCGCGCGATACAAGTCAAGGTCGAAGATACTGCAGCATTGTGGAACACGCCCAGACTCCCAGGCTGGGATGATAAAGGCAATCCTGAAAAGCTTCACGGTCCAGATCAGCACGTAGAGAGCGTATCCAAAACGAGTGATCCTGAAGTCGAAGAGGATGACACTTCAAACCCACAAAAtccaaaaaagaagaaaaaagttcATGTTGTGATTCTAACGCATGGCCTCCACAGCAACCTTGGCGCGGATATGCTCTTCATGAAGGAGAGCATTGATGCAGCTGTCAAGCAAGCCAAGATCGATGCCAAGGCACGGCGGGCCCGGGAGCGAGCCGAAAGGGAACAATCAGAAAACGGTCTTGCCAAATCAGATACTTATAACACCAAAGATCAGGACAAGGTTGAAGGTGAAGACGATGAAtcggatgatgatgaagaggtcATTGTGCGGGGTTATTCGGGCAACTCGACAAAAACGGAGCGTGGAATCAAGTATCTCGGAAAGCGACTCGCTAGATACGTGTTGTCCATGACATACCCAGATCAGCCGTTCCTACCAACAGGAAAGGGAATGGCCGAGACCGTGTCCCACACGTTTGACAAGCATGATCCTCAGCAAAAGGCAGCACATGCTCACAGTTCCATTCATCTTGGCAAAGACGGTGCACATTTGCGCAAGGCAGATCGACCATACCAGATCACAAGTATAAGTTTCATTGCTCATTCTCTTGGTGGGCTAGTACAAACGTATGCTATTGCGTACATACAGAAGCATTCGCCACAGTTCTTTGATCTCATCAAGCCTGTCAACTTTGTTGCTTTGGCTACGCCGTTTCTGGGACTGAGTAACGAGAATCCCCTATATGTCAAGTTTGCTCTGGACTCTGGCCTCGTCGGTAGGACAGGTAAAGATCTAGGTTTGACATGGAGAGCGCCAACAATTGCAAGGAGTGGTTGGGGTGCTATCGTTGGAAACTTGGGTGAAACAGCACACAAGAAAGTCTATGGCGATTCACAGCCCGAATCAAAACCGCTCTTGAGGATTCTACCAACAGGACCTGCACATACAGCACTGAAGAAGTTTCGCAACCGGACTGTTTACTCCAATGTGGTCAACGATGGTATTGTTCCACTCCGCACAAGTTGCCTGCTATTCTTGGACTGGCAAGGACTCGGACGTGTCGAGAAGGCTCGACGAGATGCCGGTTTGGTTGAAACTGTTGTTGGTTTTGGATGGGCCGAGTTGACGGGCTCCAACCAGGGCAACTCCCGACAAAGACAACTCATGTCAGGAGAACGTTCAGTTGGCCAATCTGGTACTTCGTCGCCTCAAAACATTCACGAAAACATGCGCGAGGTTCCACAGCCACCCAGTACGGCAATGATGGATGACGACCGGGCTAGCTTGCGTTCCGTGGCTACTCCATATGGTGATGAGGCGCCGTCCGACTCGGCTGATTCGACAAACAGCGGGCCATTGGCAGGgttcttcaacctcttcaagAGTAACGAGCCACCCAAACCTCAAAATGTGTCACAAAAGCAAAAGAGAATATTTTCTAATAGCCAAACTCTGAAAGATGCCACCGATGGTCAGGGAGAAGACGTCAGTGAATCAGTTTCCACTAAGCAGTCGAAAGTCACCACCGGTCATGAAGGCGAAGATGAGATGACAGCTCCGCCAAGGACAACTGTCTTTGAATCAGCCAGTGACCTTCTCAACCCCAAAATGCCCGACGTTGACTATCTTGTTGATCCATCTAAACGACCACGAACTATCTTCCATGACCGTGTCTATCATCCAGCGGACATACCAGGACCGCCGCTGAAGAAACGCCCCTCGACACTGGTCAGAAGGAAGACTGGTCAACGACAGAACTCCATCGGGCAGGCTTCAACGAGCAGTACGGGCTCTAGTCCTTACCCCTCTATAAATCATGAGGACAGTTCGCTGTCGGCGAAAGACTATGATGATACAGCAAATACAAACCCGGACAAGGATATCCACGAAGTGATCGACACGTCCAGCATGCGTGTGGAAGAGAAGATTGCAAGAGCCTACCATAAAGACTTGTCCTGGAGGAAAGTgctcgtcaaagttgagcCGGATGCCCACAACAACGTGTTAGTCCGACGCATGTTTGCCAATGCTTATGGATGGCCCGTAGTCAAGCATCTAGTCGATGCTCACTTCAGCGACTCGGCAGCCGCCCGCCTTCGCAATGAAGACGAGGACAACAGGGAGCGAGCCCGCAACATGAATGAGCCACCAGACGCGCATGGTGCGGAGCTCAAAAAGAGCCGAGACGATCTCGCAGGCATGACTAGGACAGACAGCGAGTCGCGGGAGGCCCTCGATAAGGTATCGGACCTACCCAAGGCGGGACGGTCAAAGCGAAACAGCGACGCCTCGACGGACCAACGCCCGAAGGCAGAGCGAGCGGATTCTGTGTCGTGGAGTGATCGGGACTGGCACGATAGTGACAATGACAGTGATCTAGACTTTGGTGGGGAAGCACCGGGCCCAACGTCGCCATCGGCACTGGGTCAGCaggacaagggcaaagagGCGCAGGGATCATCAGCTGGGTGGAACTGGACGGAGAAGATTGTGGGCAAGGGAGTATCACGGACGAAGAGTCCCGTGCATGACGGCGGGGAGGAGCTAAAGACGAACAGGTCTGGGCTTTAA